A region of Thiohalobacter sp. DNA encodes the following proteins:
- the tsaB gene encoding tRNA (adenosine(37)-N6)-threonylcarbamoyltransferase complex dimerization subunit type 1 TsaB translates to MKLLALDTATEAVSAALWIEGAIRAQYAVAPREQARRILPMIDALLADAGLRPLDLDALAFGRGPGSFTGVRIAAGVVQGMAFAADLPVVPVSTLAALAQAALDADTQVEGVLAAIDARMNEVYHAAYARGADGLALLQGEEGVCPAERIAVPATGRWLAAGTGWDSYGETLAARLGDRLAGDSGVRYPAAADMLPLAVRDFEAGVRLPPEQAVPVYLRDKVV, encoded by the coding sequence ATGAAGCTGCTGGCACTGGACACTGCCACCGAGGCCGTGAGCGCTGCGCTCTGGATCGAGGGTGCCATCCGCGCGCAATACGCGGTGGCCCCGCGCGAACAGGCGCGCCGCATCCTGCCCATGATCGACGCACTGCTGGCCGACGCCGGCCTGCGCCCCCTTGATCTCGACGCCCTGGCCTTCGGTCGTGGCCCGGGCAGCTTCACCGGGGTGCGCATTGCCGCCGGCGTGGTCCAGGGCATGGCCTTCGCCGCCGATCTGCCGGTGGTGCCGGTGTCCACGCTCGCGGCGCTGGCGCAGGCCGCGCTGGACGCGGATACACAGGTGGAGGGTGTGCTGGCCGCGATCGATGCGCGCATGAACGAGGTCTATCACGCCGCCTATGCCCGCGGTGCGGACGGCCTGGCGCTGCTGCAGGGCGAGGAGGGCGTGTGCCCCGCCGAACGCATCGCCGTGCCCGCCACCGGCCGCTGGCTGGCCGCCGGCACCGGCTGGGACAGCTACGGCGAGACACTCGCCGCACGGCTCGGAGACCGGCTCGCCGGCGACAGCGGCGTGCGTTACCCCGCTGCGGCCGACATGCTGCCGCTCGCCGTGCGTGATTTCGAAGCCGGTGTGCGCCTGCCGCCCGAACAGGCCGTGCCCGTCTATCTGCGCGACAAGGTGGTTTGA
- a CDS encoding ATP-dependent DNA helicase, with product MSDSLSPEARDAHDALAADGAFARALEGFAPRASQQQMAAAVADAIADGEDLVVEAGTGTGKTFAYLVPALQAGCRTVVSTGTRHLQDQLFHRDLPLVCEALGRRPRLALLKGRANYLCPHRLAIALGEGRPMARREQADLERIRDWAGRTREGDIAELGGIPEDSPLWPRVTSTTDNCLGSDCPAFGDCFVLKARRRAQEADLVVVNHHLLLADMALREEGFGELLPGAELFIVDEAHQLAETATGFFGHGLSARQLNALARDAVLEHLAEAGDMAGIPEAAQQLERAVAELRLALGESGQRLPWRQLAGRPQVRDALAATGEALEALRAWLEAAAPRGRGLENCWQRAERAARVLKELDETPPEDFIVWLETFRRGFAVHFTPLEVGNLFQQHRAGQEASWVFTSATLAVGERFTHFCERLALDSPRTLRLESPFDYARNTLLWLPEGLPQPNEPGYDDAALEIAREALAASGGRAFLLFTSHRALRHAAEVLREDCGYPLLVQGDAPRSELLARFRRAGNAVLLGTSSFWEGVDVRGEALSLVWIDRLPFASPGDPVLQAHIDRLRAAGGNPFMEFQVPNAVIALKQGVGRLIRDVTDRGVLVLCDPRLLGKPYGRVFRNSLPPMPVTRSADAVRAFFAPQAIAGGQGA from the coding sequence TTGAGCGATTCCCTCAGTCCCGAAGCCCGTGACGCCCACGACGCGCTCGCCGCGGACGGCGCCTTCGCCCGCGCGCTGGAAGGCTTCGCGCCGCGCGCCTCGCAACAGCAGATGGCCGCCGCCGTGGCCGATGCCATCGCCGACGGCGAGGACCTGGTGGTCGAGGCCGGCACCGGCACCGGCAAGACCTTCGCCTACCTGGTGCCCGCGCTGCAGGCGGGCTGCCGCACCGTGGTCTCCACCGGCACCCGTCACCTGCAGGACCAGCTGTTCCACCGCGACCTGCCGCTGGTGTGCGAGGCCCTGGGGCGCCGGCCCCGGCTGGCCCTGCTCAAGGGGCGGGCGAACTATCTCTGTCCGCACCGGCTGGCGATCGCACTGGGCGAAGGCCGGCCGATGGCCCGTCGCGAACAGGCCGACCTCGAACGCATCCGCGACTGGGCCGGCCGCACCCGCGAGGGCGACATCGCCGAACTCGGCGGCATCCCCGAGGACTCGCCGCTGTGGCCGCGCGTCACCTCCACCACCGACAACTGCCTGGGCAGCGACTGTCCGGCATTCGGCGACTGTTTCGTCCTCAAGGCCCGGCGCCGCGCTCAGGAGGCGGATCTCGTGGTGGTCAACCATCACCTGCTGCTGGCCGACATGGCGCTGCGCGAGGAAGGCTTCGGCGAACTGTTGCCCGGCGCGGAGCTCTTCATCGTCGACGAGGCGCACCAGCTCGCCGAGACCGCCACCGGTTTCTTCGGCCATGGCCTGAGCGCCCGCCAGCTCAACGCCCTGGCCCGCGACGCCGTGCTCGAGCATCTCGCCGAGGCCGGCGACATGGCCGGCATCCCCGAGGCCGCGCAGCAGCTCGAGCGCGCCGTGGCCGAGCTGCGGCTGGCGCTGGGCGAAAGCGGCCAGCGTCTGCCCTGGCGGCAGCTGGCCGGCCGGCCGCAGGTGCGCGATGCGCTGGCCGCCACCGGCGAGGCGTTGGAGGCCCTGCGTGCCTGGCTCGAGGCCGCGGCCCCGCGTGGCCGCGGCCTGGAGAACTGCTGGCAACGTGCCGAACGTGCCGCGCGGGTACTGAAGGAACTGGACGAGACGCCGCCGGAGGACTTCATCGTCTGGCTCGAGACCTTCCGCCGCGGTTTCGCCGTGCACTTCACGCCGCTGGAGGTCGGCAACCTGTTCCAGCAGCACCGCGCCGGGCAGGAGGCGAGCTGGGTGTTCACCTCCGCCACCCTCGCCGTGGGCGAGCGCTTCACCCACTTCTGCGAGCGGCTGGCACTGGATTCACCCCGCACGCTCAGGCTCGAAAGCCCCTTCGACTATGCGCGCAATACCCTGCTGTGGCTGCCCGAGGGCCTGCCGCAGCCCAACGAGCCGGGTTATGACGACGCCGCACTAGAGATCGCGCGCGAGGCACTGGCGGCCAGCGGGGGCCGCGCCTTCCTGCTGTTCACCAGCCACCGCGCACTGCGCCACGCTGCCGAAGTACTGCGCGAGGACTGCGGCTATCCACTGCTGGTGCAGGGCGATGCGCCGCGCTCGGAGCTGCTGGCGCGCTTTCGCCGTGCCGGCAATGCCGTGCTGCTCGGCACCAGCAGCTTCTGGGAAGGGGTGGACGTGCGCGGCGAGGCGCTGTCGCTGGTCTGGATCGACCGCCTGCCCTTCGCCTCGCCGGGTGATCCGGTGCTGCAGGCACACATCGACCGCCTCCGAGCCGCCGGCGGCAACCCCTTCATGGAGTTTCAGGTGCCCAATGCCGTGATTGCGCTCAAGCAGGGCGTGGGCCGGTTGATCCGCGATGTCACCGACCGCGGCGTGCTGGTGCTGTGCGATCCGCGCCTGCTGGGCAAGCCCTACGGGCGGGTGTTTCGCAACAGCCTGCCGCCGATGCCGGTCACGCGCAGCGCCGACGCCGTGCGCGCCTTCTTCGCGCCGCAGGCCATCGCGGGTGGGCAGGGCGCATGA
- a CDS encoding tetratricopeptide repeat protein, translated as MKARSGLKYLLPLLLAGCTTAPGPRPPVEDRGTAAPPAQRLPAEQRPAEAPAPGVEVRPLRREPLAGENSAVDSLLARADAAAAEGDWQRAGGSVERALRIDPRNPVLWNRLARIRLNEGVPEQAIELARRSNSYARGRPALMAENWRIIARARRALGDEAGARAAEGEARRLAQD; from the coding sequence ATGAAGGCCCGATCGGGACTGAAATACCTGCTGCCCCTGCTGCTGGCCGGCTGTACCACCGCGCCCGGGCCGCGCCCGCCGGTGGAGGACCGCGGCACGGCGGCACCACCCGCTCAGCGGCTGCCCGCCGAGCAACGGCCGGCCGAGGCGCCTGCGCCGGGCGTGGAGGTGCGCCCGCTGCGCCGCGAGCCGCTGGCCGGCGAGAACAGCGCCGTAGACAGCCTGCTGGCCCGCGCCGATGCCGCCGCGGCGGAGGGCGACTGGCAGCGGGCCGGCGGCTCGGTGGAACGGGCGCTGCGCATCGATCCGCGCAACCCGGTGTTGTGGAACCGGCTGGCACGCATCCGCCTCAACGAGGGCGTGCCGGAGCAGGCCATCGAGCTGGCCCGGCGCTCCAACAGCTATGCCCGGGGCCGCCCGGCGCTGATGGCCGAGAACTGGCGCATCATCGCCCGGGCCCGCCGTGCGCTGGGTGATGAGGCCGGCGCCCGCGCTGCCGAGGGCGAGGCCCGGCGGCTGGCGCAGGACTGA